Within Metabacillus sp. KUDC1714, the genomic segment ATAAAACTCAACGGTTTCACCCATTTTTTGTTACGTATTTCTTTGTTCATTTATCTCACCACTTTATCGTTTTCCTTCTAAGAAAAGGTAAACTTCTTATATATAAAAAAGAAAATGCCACCTAAATCATTGGCATTTTCTTTTTGTTTTAACTTTACCTGATAAATTTATTGATTAATTCTACTATTATTTTACTGTTACCTGTCCTTGTTCAAGGATACTATTTTTCACAACAGATGTTTTGTCGCCTTTAATGTTAAGCTGGAAGCTTGGCGCAAATGTTGATTTGTGATCTTCGAAGTACCCTCTATTTGTCATGTAGCTTGTTACGACTGTATTGTCACTGCCTTCTTGTGGAATTGCAAAATGAGCATAGTTCCAAGTAACATCGTATGGATCAAGATCATGGTGTAAAACAAGTCCAGTTTTATTTAAAGGCTTGTATGTTCCAGTTAATGAGTTAGATACATATCCTAATAGATAGATATCTTCATTATCAATGCCATCAATCGTCATTTTTGATCCACGTGAGCTTGTGAATAAGTACCATTTTCCATCCTTTTTAAAGATGTTAGGACGTTCGATTTCATCTGTTACCGTGTTTGATGTAACCAATGGTTTCATGACTCTTTTTAACGTATAATCATCATTAATTTCAATAATTCCTAAAGCACCGTTTGAAATTTGCGCTAAATCCTTTTTAGAGCTTTGTAACAATTTGCTTTTCTCGTTTTGGAAGAAAGATTCACTAGTGCCATAGTAAGCCTTATTAAATAATGATTCTTCCCCTTGGTATCCAGTTTCAGTTCCTGTATTAGCTTCGAATACTAGATATTTATGACCATTTTCTTCAATATAATGAGGGTCTCTTAATGTATGATTATCAGAATAATCGCCATTTCCAAAAGCTTGTTCAACTGTTTGATAGATTTTCTTGTCACCATCAAAGATTGACTTGTGATCTTCAATTCCATCTACTTTCAATGTGTTTGAACCTTGTTCAGATACATTGACTTGAGCTGTTGTTAATGTTTGTTTTCCGAAGAAGTTATTTGCTGGATCCCAGCCTTGACGGTTTGTATAGAACAAACGAACCTTTCCGTCTTCAGTAAAAGTAGCTGAACCTGACCATTCTTCCGCTTGGTCTCTTAAGACTTGATCATCTGATTTGAATTTATCAGAATCTTTAAACACTCTACCTGCATTTTTCCAGCTATCAATTCCTGTGTCACCAATTTTTTTATAGAACATGTAAATAAAAGTGTCCCATCCTCTATCAGGGTCTCCAGCTAAACCGAAAACAATTTGGTAGCCATTATAATTTGC encodes:
- a CDS encoding glycoside hydrolase family 68 protein yields the protein MNFKRFAKQATVVTLSTAILLGAGESLTYAKEKDSRDHNESYGISHMTRSDMYKMIEQQNDPRYTVPQFDESKIKNITSAKGYDELGKLINLDVWDTWPLQNADGTVANYNGYQIVFGLAGDPDRGWDTFIYMFYKKIGDTGIDSWKNAGRVFKDSDKFKSDDQVLRDQAEEWSGSATFTEDGKVRLFYTNRQGWDPANNFFGKQTLTTAQVNVSEQGSNTLKVDGIEDHKSIFDGDKKIYQTVEQAFGNGDYSDNHTLRDPHYIEENGHKYLVFEANTGTETGYQGEESLFNKAYYGTSESFFQNEKSKLLQSSKKDLAQISNGALGIIEINDDYTLKRVMKPLVTSNTVTDEIERPNIFKKDGKWYLFTSSRGSKMTIDGIDNEDIYLLGYVSNSLTGTYKPLNKTGLVLHHDLDPYDVTWNYAHFAIPQEGSDNTVVTSYMTNRGYFEDHKSTFAPSFQLNIKGDKTSVVKNSILEQGQVTVK